One window of the Eucalyptus grandis isolate ANBG69807.140 chromosome 8, ASM1654582v1, whole genome shotgun sequence genome contains the following:
- the LOC120287454 gene encoding MADS-box transcription factor 23-like codes for MGRRKVEIRRIADKSSRQVTFSKRRGGLMKKARELAVLCDVDVALVVFQPRQALRILQRRQVRLPFDSLSVSPCLSVALWRLRASSLARSVSVAPALRP; via the coding sequence ATGGGGCGGAGGAAGGTGGAGATTCGGAGGATCGCCGACAAGAGCAGCCGGCAGGTGACCTTCTCGAAGCGCCGGGGCGGGCTGATGAAGAAGGCGCGGGAGCTCGCGGTGCTCTGCGACGTCGACGTCGCCCTCGTCGTCTTCCAGCCGCGGCAAGCTCTACGAATTCTGCAGCGGCGACAGGTGCGCCTCCCCTTCGattccctctctgtctctccgtGTCTCTCTGTCGCGCTCTGGCGATTGCGAGCtagctcgctcgctcgctcggtCAGCGTCGCTCCCGCGCTGCGGCCGTGA